CGGTACGGTTAGATCACACCACTATTAATTTAAGCACCCTAACAATCCAGTTCCCCAAGATACAGGCAGCAAGCGCCTAGTTTGGGGACCTATAAATATGTCTTCCGTAGTGTAGTTACAGCGCACATTTGTATTCATTCATTTACCATATTTACTTGAATTGAAACGGAGTTTTTAATGTAACTGTGGATCaataaacttatatttattgtttatttattaataacttcttgtattctAGATGGGACAACATGTCAATCTCATACAAGGCGGCTCCCCGCGCGAACTATCTATCCATCAAGCCGTGGACTCACCTGAGGGCCAACGCGCTGCATGCTCTCTACACCGAATCACCTATATCTATGCAGTGCAACAAGTCTGATGGCAGCCGCTTCCAGGTAGACTATATTATGCTATCTTGTACCTACATGTTAGCTACCTTCCTAGGTAGAGGACTTCTCGAGGCACTGCGACCGTGCCGTGACTTTCACATTACACTATGTGCATGTGAAAAAGGCCTTATGTTGTGTGTACTttagatttttgaaaaaatataatgtaggtagTTAATTGAATTCTTCTACAAATTGACGAAagttgtaacatttttttttgtgcaggGAGACTGGGAAGGAATAGAGATACCAAAGATCAAGTTGCCCCTGCCGCCTGAAAAGAGAGTGTGTCCAGACATGATTATTGACAAATAATCTCAGTATTCAACTTATCACCTTTATTAAATACCTAGTAGTTAAGGGTCGAATGCTTAATACTCACTTAGGCATTGTTGTAGAGACATAAGCTAAAAACGTATATTTATCGTTATATAAATCTTGttcaaatacatacatattgtaaAAGTCATAGTTTAGCTAGGTACTTAATGTATTCGTTGTGATAAAAAGTTTTAACGTGTTAGCTGTAGACAATGATAAATTGTTGTACATTATTTTGTCAACTAAATGTGGTTGGCTATGAATGTCTACATTATTTGGAATCTACGTAGTTGTAATAAACTAAGAGTGACATtatgcaataataaaataaaaatgtatagtaaataaactactatgttttattactttgtgctttatttgttttacatcACCATCGTCAAGTGGTCCTCTATAACAAAGAGAGCGACAAAAGCTTATAAGTAATGGTATTGTATAATTTGGAATTCATGAGCACCAATGTACATTTAAGAATGCAATCTTTTTATGAATCCATAGAATACTACGGTCAGCAACATAGGTGCATTTTTGCATTGCCTGTTATCAGGTTACACGGTAATAACGTTTGCGCTATTCATGCGATAATGAAAGTACAAAACCAATACAAAACTTGCTATAATCTAAGAGTCCTGATGCTAAGCTTGCATTTATGCAGTGGAAACGAGGATTTTTTCAAAGATTAGCGTAAATCTAATCCTTTTTTTGGATGTACTGCGAGCGCAGTTAACAAAGGTATAAAACACAACTACGTAATTAAGTACgcaaataagaaataaaagcgTAAAAATTGCTGTAATATGTTTGTTTAGAACATAAATGCTTCTTTTAAATTTTACTGTTTCCGAACGCATCAACATTATACTTGACATCTTCCATCTTTGACATTACATTGACATTTTCCACAAGCTACTGAGAATCTGAGAAGGCGACtgacattttgtttttcttccttCTTGCGAAGTTCTtcttgtttataatttatttcgggGAAATAATTTGTGTACTGTAATCATGTCCAATGATTACGGCTTTAATAGTGATGATTCACCCAATAAAACAAATTCTCATCTACAATTGCCAAGCCCAATAATTACGCGCCGGAACCGAACAGCTTCGACGTAAGTATAATTTGTGGCATTGTTGATGATTTCCAGTAATTAattactaaattataataaaaagtaacgGGATTATACAGTTATcattaaattttgtattttttcaggtCAGAAAGGGCTTTAGGAAATCCGATAGAAAGTGgtaaaatcaaatcattttgCCGAGCGAAAGGTCATGGATTTGTTACTCCTGAAAGAGGCGGCGAAGATATATTTCTACATATCTCTGAGTGAGTATTATTCCCGTTTAATATTCCAAAGCCTACCCACTGTGtgacttaaataattttgtaccatTATGTCTAAAAATCCTGtatactttaattattttaaccaCATAAAAGAAGCCTTCACAAAAGTATGTGAGCTAGCGGTAAACAACATTAATAATCATTTTTCAACAAACATGACACGTTTTTACAATGGGTTAACAGTTCCTCATGTTTGTTTACGAACATGATGAATGTGGAACAttcaaaatgtatgtataacaaaaaattgGCTCAGTCAATGTAAACAACTTTAGTGCAGTATTAGAAGAGAAATAAATGAACTCATATTATAATGGGCTTGTTATATGAATTACAATTTGTGGCTGATAACAGACATGTGATACTTTTTCATCTGAGTGTTTGAGTTAGCACATTTTGGAGGTCAAATGTGGGAGTTCTTTGTTTGTCTTTGTTCTTGTCatattgttctttttttgttgaACTAACATAATATATCATATTACTTATAGAACATTATCTGTTCCTATagcttcttttatatttatctaaGGTTCAAAATGCTGTAAATCTGTAGtcattgttgtatttatttgtaaccacatcaaaacaaataaccAAGTTATTTGCTTTTGTTTAAATTGTCAACTGTGTTTCATGTATTGAAAacaattttgtaataataagaACTCCTGTGCTCAAGGTTATGATTATAAAACATACAagcatcattatttttttttataaaaatgttgtttgtgCAAAAACATtacaggtttctttttatttatcacaaaatccTGCATAACTATGACATAATACTTTTTGTTACTTACAGCATTGAAGGCGAATATGTTCCACTGCCAGGCGATGAAGTAATATACAGGCTCTGTCCGATCCCTCCCAAGTTTGAGAAGAACCAAGCTGTCCATGTCCGCATCGTCCACCTGACTCCTGAGAAGCACCTCAAGTGGGACGAGCCACCCCCGCTCTAACTTAATCCCTCCGCCAAACACACCTCACAGTCTTAAATATTGTTTGCAAGGTCCCCTTGCTCCCCCAATCTCTCTTTCCTGTCATATCTTAGCCATCCTTCATATAAATGTGTGTTATGCCACTTATAATTACTTTATAAGATTATATAACTATACTTATAAGTATGCCATACTAATTGTCGTCAGAATCGAATGCCACAGTGTCAATTGTGTATGTCTATATCTCAACAATTTATTGGATTCAATGGAAGGAACGAATTGTACTGCTCAGTTATGTTTAGATCATGGCAATGAAAAGACCAATGTTATAGCAAATGCATTTGTATATTAAATTGCAAAGAAATTCAGTATTTTATATAGTGAGAAGCCAATTTGTGGTGCTAAATTTTCGAAGGTTTTACCATCGTCTTAAGATTTTGATAACAGATGTATTTCTCTCAGTGAATGGATAATGGCTTCTTGCACCGAGGTAGCTTTACAGTTTGTATGATAGTGATAATGATTGCGTCATCGACATTATTGGCCTAATTTTAATCTCAAGTAATCTTCAGTACTTAAGCATCATGTATCAACTATGTTATTATTAATGATAGTGTATTATATTGCACAAATATGAAGTGCCGCTGGTTAGTGATGTGTGCGATTATTTTAGGAGTGTTATGTTAATCACTTTAGTAAAAGCATAATAATCTCattttttattcctttatttgtattttattatatttaagtgCAAAGATGATCGCAAGTTATAAACTATATAGCATTCCACAACTCAAGCATTCTCCTTAAACAAAAACCAATTTCTGTACtctttgttattaaatattatattttatactgtgTTGTCCCAGCCTGTTTGCaggatgtatttaatttaaagatgTAATCAATGCCATGCTTTCTGTACTTAGTTTTCTAGCAGTATTAGTTTAATACAGCGAATATATGGAATATGTGTAagcaaaatgtttgtttttgttgcaaATCACGGGATGGAAGTGTGACACCATGACGGATGTGGTATTATCGTAAAGTTCATCGTAATCTGATAACAATTGTTTGTCTATTTTGGAGCAGATAAAGATACTTCACATTGAAAACACGTTATGATAAGggtttaataataaatcttttatcACAAAATTCACAGAGTTAACACTGCACCTTATCAGCTACGCCAAAATGCGTTTGTTTATtggtttttattaaacaatGACTATAATAATTGTTGAATTACATTCATTCATAGGTCGCAGGGATTTATTAATGTGAGGTCAACTGTCGTCTATTACGTATGACATAGTTTATGGCAAAGGTCAGACCTTCGATCCTACCAGCTAGCCTTTAAACTGgttgttaaataaaactacaactTACGTTTCACATCatgtaaattttattagtaAATGTAAAACAaggaataaataatacaaatgagCCGTGCAGGCGATTTCTGTCCGAATCATTCAAtactaggtatatttatataaatcaaACAAACGGGTACACTTATAGGCTAACATTAGTGATATCCTAGGCTGCATACCTAGATTGTGATCACACGCTTACGTACGTACCTAGCTAATCTACACAAAAATTGTATCGGAATGCGCATGACACGGCTACTCGTACAAACAATGCCCATGCCATAACACGTGTATAATAAACTAACataattcaattataaaatatctatttctATACATAAAGGTACATAGACAATTCACAATTTACCTTAGTCTCTTTGCTTAAAGCTTATAGTCTCGTGATCATGCGTACTCCACGTTCGGGGGGATCAGACCAGTTTAAAGGCTTGTCGAGCCTCACGCGCTCCTCAGTCGTTCACTGAAGACACTAAGGTTTACATACATCTACTGGCTACCGTTTCTACCGTCCGGGTTGACCATCTTAATGACATCGATTAGTGCGGGTCAATAACATCAGCTTAATGTGAAAACCGCTCTGTTATCTTAGTTACTCAGTGTTACAGCCATTCCAAGGTTAATCAACATTGTGACTGGTTTACACTTCAATAAACGCCGTTTCTCCTGCAATTTCCTACAGAGTTTGTTACGTAATTAAAACTACTGCATATAATTTGTATCATGTAATTCTATGTGGACATATATTACGAATTCCATagctaataattaatttacttgcTTGTAAATGCCTTATatcgaattattatttttattaggatGTTAAGTCGTACAGTATACTGTATTAATTAGTAATTGATTGTCGCCCGTTAGGAAGACGCGTTCTCTCGTCCGTCACTTTAGTGAACTGAGCAATCGGCAAGCATGATAGTACAAAATtcgttgtataaaataaactataaaaatgcGAGTACAATTAtcttcaaaaaaagaaaagtgcACGGAAACTGGTCAAAGCCTAACTAAAACCGTTAGCAATTTTATCAGCTGATGATTATTATCACTTAATAATTTTCCAGGTGTTCAATCTTTGCCGTTTTCCATGTTTCCATTCTGGAACAAAAAAGCATCTTTAAATATACTGTCGACTGTCTTTGACCACAAAATTGTCGTCAAATCCAACCCAACTTCATATAGGTCTCTTTAAAAAAACCTGCTGATCGATCTAAGTTGCTGAACACATTTTGAGATGATGGTGATCAGCGACAACGGTTTCTGTGTCACAACTACGTTTATCTCTTCTCGGCTTAGcctgaaaatcagcgctgagGCTTCGTAGCGAGGGCCGTGGGTGTGACGCATATTTCGTACGTCATGAACCTTTTGTAGTACTGACCTCTTCCATCTGCGCGAGCTGGTAGTGTCGCTTGCGCAGCGCGGCGAGGCGGCTGCGCTCGGCGTCCAGCGCCGTCTCCAGCTTCAGCGACCGCACCTTGCTCTCCATCTCCAGGCGCCGCGTGGCCGTCAGCGACAGGGAGGACGTGTCTAGCGCCTCTGTGGgggtaaagttattttattggcaTAAATATGCCGCatagcatgttttttttttcttttttaaaataagagGAGGGGCAATTCCTTTGAAGACTGTGGCAAAAACTATAATCAAGTCAGCTAGAATATGACGCCATCTGAATGCGGAGTACCTATGTTGTTGtgtttataacattttgactGTTCTGAAGGAGGACAAGTAGACGCATTCGGAGTAGCATTTATTTAACAAGATCTATCCTCCTATTTTAATCCATGTCGCATGAGCTGTACAACTCTGCCGCATGACATTAGGGAAACCTGAAAAAATGCCCTTCAAATATTTATGAGGAGTCCATTCTACATACCTTGCTCCAACACGAGCGCGGAGCCAGCTCGTACAGCAGCGACAAGTGCACCTGTTGCGGCGGCCACGGAGCGGCTGGCCTGCGTCAGCCGCGACAGCGCGGGCGAGCCGGGCGGGGCTCGCGCACGGGACGCGGCTACTAGCTGTGCCGTACTACCCGCCACTTCGTGCGCGGCTGCCGATACACCTTCCACTTGACCTGATGCTCCTACTGCCTCGTCTGCTGATGTCctgtataataataaatcaggTACATGTTCAGTTACGCCTGAAGTTCGAAACCTCTGGACTCGCTTACAGGGTGTAAGGTTTCCTTTAGGATTGTATCAACATAGTGAGCGAAAAGGGTTAAAGGGGAATCACATTCTCGAGCCTTACAACCAGTGTAGTGCTCACACAAAAAAGTTACTAAGACAACCAAATCGTGCTCTCGTAACAGGAGGTTCGATCATTTTGCAGGTATAGCTCAAAGTGCTAATACTCAAGGAAAAGTGAGAATTTTATGTGAAGAAACTCGTGAGATAAAATCACACAAATTATATAAGTATTCAAACCAAAACGAAGTCAGCTCTAAGCGAGGAGATCGAAGTTCAGCAATCTTAAAATGTAATATGGTAATCATAATATCATTAGTTCTTATAGACTGGAACAAAGTTGCATCAATTATCTCTGCTAGTCATATTACCTGACTCATAAGCGGAAAATAATTACGaagtcaaaaatatataatttagcCTTCAATGAGTCCATCATAGTAAAGCACTTTGCTTGCCTGAAAAGTATCCCTaattcaaaacaacaaaaaaaacaagctGAATAAAACTATATAATGAATACATACACTAGCAGTTTAGCGGCAAACACAACAGCCTTAGCCGCTGAAATAAGTCCTTCAGACCACTGGGGGTTCTTTCTGTACATTTTCTGCCGAGTCTTGGGGTCTCCCAACTCGTTCTGAAGTTTTCTCGCGTCCTGCACGAGTATTTTGACAGCACCCATTAGAGTGGTGCAGGCGTCTAGAATCTTCCCGTTCACTTCTAGTTTGACGCCTGAGTCGCCGGCGCGGGTTGCCGCTAACATGTTCTGTGGAATTTATAGCTATGTCAGAAATTGTGGACCCAAGTGGGGGAAGGCGATATTTCTGGAAAATATTTAGAAGTCTGGATTTATTTCTATGTGAGAATATTGTGAGaaaaatacattgtcaaaaTGTTTGAATCTTCTTAGAAAAGTAACTTCAATCCAAGATAacacgtaggtacctacataattagaATATTAAGAAAATGTATCCCCTGTTCGCTTATCCTAATATTACCAACCTAACCTAACATAACCATACATCTTCAAAATACATAGAAACTGACCTCAATCTGCGACGCAGCTTCTTCAATAGCTTTATCCATGTCAGCTAGTTCATCATCCACACTCCTAGCTCCACTGTTGAGTCTATCAGCCGCAGCCGCAGCAGTCATCAGACTTCGGACCTTTGTTCTGACGTCAGAACAATGCGAGCTGTCTACTGAACCGCCCTTTATGGATTCCAGGCATTCCTTTGTCGCGGACAACATTGAACGACATTCTGTATTTAGTTCTGGAAAGAGAATCGGTTTTGAATCATTTGTCTATATGATCTGGGTATGTGAACTGGGTTGCAAagtaaaaaatctaagttataagttacattttttgtaatttttttgtgaagACATAAAAATAAGGAATCGCTGTCACTTTTAAATTTGGCATTCATATGGAAGTTTAGAAAAAATTAAGCGAAAATCAGGAGAAAGAGTCCTTTTTACTTTCTAAAGGCCGGTTTACACTTTGCGAAGTGTGAAGTGATAAGTGTTAAGCGTTAACTTTACGCGATAAGTCTCAAGTGTTAAGTAGTCTTTTCCATCTCCGTTTACACAGTGTTTAGGAAGAAGCTCATAGTGGTACTGTCCGTTGTGCATAGTGTCTCTAGAAATGGAAGATGAACAGAGCCTAATATTGGGACAAATAATTAAGGAGATTGTATCTGTTGTGGTATCTGATATAGAAAATGaactcaattttgaaatcgggaattcccatcgcttcactcagtttcaatagggccgcatctctcaactgtttgtttttaaattctgcgcactttacattgtataggcattcaaactttatgtattcttgtacgaattttaaagtatgttgttCCGTCCACTTCATTTTCGCTTTGAACTTGACACTGCGCACTTAACACACACGTATTTACACACTGATTAGTATAGGCAAATTGCGAGAGAGGGTAGTAGAAAAGTTGAGAGGGGGtagtcacttaacaacaaaaatagaccTTGATTCTATTCACTCGCACTAATCAATAAGTACTAATCGCACGTATCACTTAACACTAATCACTTTACGCTTCCGTTCACACCTTGATTACTAAACACCTGCACTAATCACCTGCAGTGTTAACTTAACAAAGTGTAAACCGGGCATAACTCTTTTGTACAAACTAAGCGAATCTTTACTAAAGGCCGGTTTACACTTTGCGAAGTGTGAAGTGATAAGTGTTAAGCGTTAACTTTACGCGATAAGTCTCAAGTGTTAAGTAGTCTTTTCCATCTCCGTTTACACAGTGTTTAGGAAGAAGCTCATAGTGGTACTGTCCGTTGTGCATAGTGTCTCTAGAAATGGAAGATGAACAGAGCCTAATATTGAGACAAATAATTAAGGAGATTGTATCTGTTGTGGTATCTGATATAGAAAATGaactcaattttgaaatcgggaattcccatcgcttcactcagtttcaatagggccgcatctctcaactgtttgtttttaaattctgcgcactttacattgtataggcattcaaactttatgtattcttgtacgaattttaaagtatgttgttCCGTCCACTTCATTTTCGCTTTGAACTTGACACTGCGCACTTAACACACACGTATTTACACACTGATTAGTATAGGCAAATTGCGAGAGAGGGTAGTAGAAAAGTTGAGAGGGGGtagtcacttaacaacaaaaatagaccTTGATTCTATTCACTCGCACTAATCAATAAGTACTAATCGCACGTATCACTTAACACTAATCACTTTACGCTTCCGTTCACACCTTGATTACTAAACACCTGCACTAATCACCTGCAGTGTTAACTTAACAAAGTGTAAACCGGGCATAACACTATCATGTAGCTATTTTATTTGTGACACAATTTATAGGTGAGTAGTTCCTTACTGTCTGCGAGTGCCATGTCAGTGGAAACGTTAGACACTTCAGCAACGTACGCTGATAGCTGGGCTGTGTTGTGCGCCGCAATGATAGCTGACTTCGCCACTGACTCCTCGTTGCCTGACACCTGGAAGTAGGATTGGATGGTGATCTCAAGGAACAGGATTACATCaggaaataattataattgcaaaaTACAGACAACtggtaaacaatattaaatgttCTGAATGATCTCTTTGCTCGAGGCCCCAATTAGATTattgataacattatttttattaattatgttaaCTCATCTAGCATTTTCACAACCATGctggggtcgtcttccagtctcaCCTGATGCAGTAGTATgtttgagtaccagtgtttttttttataatatgttgATCACTATAGGCATGTCTGCACGTCAGGGTCCTTACCTCAGTATGGCTGGACAGTTCTTCCAAAGCTTTAGCTGCGAGTTCAGCAGCCTCCCCGACCGTGTCTCTGCCGTGCTCGAAGGACGTGAGCGCTCCGCTCGCCACCTCCAGCGCCGCCTCGCCCGCACACGTCACTAACCGTGACTTTTCTGTATAACACAAGTTTGAATATAGGCCTTGCACGACAGACCTTTCATGCCAATTAATATACACATCTCATTTTTCGAAAAAGGTATTACAGTGACATAAAAGTGCTCGACGACCAATTTTTGACTAATCGGGCAATGCTATTGATCGTCCTAATTTGTTTGAAAGAATACAAATTGATCTATTATAAGTTTTTACGGTTGTTtgataatctatactaatattataaagctgaagagtttgtttgtttgtttgaacgcgctaatctcaggaactactggtccgatttgaaaatttctttcagtgttagataacccatttatcgaggaaggctataggctactttttatcccggtacaggaagtagttcccacgggatgcgggtgaaaccgctggcagaagctagtactccATAATGCTGCAATGAGCTCAATAATGCATTGATTCAGTAACCTTAAAGATCTTGACACGTAAGAACTTCTTACCAATTAGTGCACTACACTATAAGaaagttaaagtaaatatttacaggAAAGTTTAGTTCAAGttctacatataaaaatacaaataaaatgtatactaACGTTCTTCCAACGCCTTCTGCGCCTCTGCGAGTTGTCGCTTGACAGCCGACAAGTCGGCTTCGAGCACAGTATTGTGTTGCAACAAGTCCTGTAATTCACACTCGGCATTCAATCTCTTACTCTCCGCGTGGCCTAGCCTAGTTTCCAATAACTATACCACCATAGAAGAAGTAGGTACGCAAGTTCCAACGTTCCAAGCGAGTCCAAGAGCGCAGTCCGAAAGATTCCATGCACAGCGCGGCAGGTTGCGTAGATTGTagaggaaagaaaataaaacatgcaGTTTAGATAACGTTACATGCTAATAGGCAAGATAAAAAGCCAAATCAAACAGTGGACGAGCTATACACAACGTGTTGCTAACTATCAAAAACAGCACTATGTCTATTCATCATAAAAATACTAAGAAAGAGAACTAAAAGACTGTAACCACAAGATGATCCCAAAACCGATTGAAACACAATGTTGACAGTAATCCTAGTTCATGATAATGATATTGACGTGACGTAAAACAATGATCCACCACCGTTAACTGAGAGTGTCGGCAAAACAACGCAATGCGTCAGTACACATTTCACTCAACGTCACTCGTATCCTAACCTGCATCTCGTGTTCTTTGGCAGATAATGCAGAAGCCATTTCTTCCTTCTCATCAGCCTTCTGTTTGTGTAATTGTTCCAAGTCATCTTTTAGTTGCTGTATGTTCGTCTCGGCCTCAGCGATAGAGGCATCTTTCACAGCCAACGCTTCATTAAATTCTGTCTCCTGACTTTCGATTTTAGTATTCAACGATTTGATCTCGATTTCTTTTTCATCTTTCAATTGTTCGAATTCTAATTTCAATTTGTTAATTTcattgttcagctgaatttccAAAGCTTCTTTTTCGGACTTCATATCGTCATTGTCTTTCGTCAGATTTTCATAGGCAACGGTAAGTTCCAGTATTTTACTCTCTAACACCTAATTAAAgacaacaattaattaaaattaacaaatacatAGATTAAAGGACGGCACACAGTCGACAACTATAACACTAACCTCTTTTTCTAAGGTCAAATCGgttgatattttttcttttgctcGCTCTAAGACTGTCTTTTGTTCACTGAGTTCCTTAACTTGATCGTGAAGTTCTCTTAGCTCTTGATTCTTCATAGCTAAGTTGCTTTCGTTCCTTTCTACTATTTTATCATGTTCGTCCCTCAAAGAAAATAGTTCGTTCTTTCCTATTTCTAGTTCAGCCTGTGTTTCTGTAAGTTCATCTTTAAGCCTGGAATTCTCGTTAGTTAATTGAGTAACTTCTACATTAAGCGATATGACTTGACCATCTTTTTCCGCCACcatactttttaaattagtgATGATTTCATCTTTGCATTCTGTTACATTTTGCAATCTATCTTTCAGAATAGTAATCTCACAATTACACTCTTTGAGTTGGTCCTCATACGAAGCCTTTTGTTcctgtaatttaatatttgtttcttttatagTAGTCTCAAGggcaattatatttttagacaaatgttCTGATTCTGACTTCTGCCTATCGCCAAATTCAGATTTCTCATCAAGTACAGattttaaattatcaatttcattatttttgtcttcaatggttttttgtatttcttcttTCAATGCAGACACTTCTTGATCCTTGCTACTTTCTAAGTCTTTCAATTGAGTTAGTAGATCAACTATTTCCGTCTCTTTTTCATGTAGGTTAGATTGTATAGTTTCTTTCTCTTctaatatttgttttagttgTTCGTTAAGCTCGTCTCTTTCTAGTGTTAGCTCAGCTTTCAATATTTCAGTGGTTTCTTTGTATTTAGCTAATTCATCATTTTGTTCTTGAAGACTTGTTATTTCAGTGACTTTTTCGGCGATGGTGCCTTCATAGTTAGCTTTGGTATTTTCTAACTCAAGGCGCAACTCCTCGAGTTGATCTAAGCtgtcttttattttactttctttcTCTGCGAGAGTACCATCATAGTCTTGTGATTTAGCATTTAGTTCTTCTTTCAATTTTTCGCATTCAGCACTATACTCAGTTTCGGTATTAGTAAgcttattttgtaaattatctaTCTCTGTTTGTAATTCTTTAATGCTGTTGTTTAAAATCGTTATTTCCTAACAAAATCAAACTAATATGAATTTAAGGGCTTTTTATATAGGGTTAATTATTAGTAAAGCATCGGGGTTGTATTTGTAAATGTCagttatttacatttatgaAATCCTAATAAAACCTAAAGCTATTTATGGGGGTAATTCTATATTACTTTTACTATCACAAAGTTAAGCATTAGGGTTTGCGGTCTAGCACTTCATAACTGTTAATCTATCATGCAACTACCTCACTAGCAAGCATATACAGTTCTACACCTTTATATAAACTACAAGaataactacataatatacaatACTGACCTCTTTCTCCTGCAAATGCTGTTGTTGCAACTCCGCCACCTGTTTCAACGCCGCTTCTTTTTCTTCTACTACCTTTTTATACTCATCCCCGCTACTCTCTCTCAGTCCTACCAACTCCTCTTTAACTCTATTCAACTCTATTTCTTTCTGTTCCTTCTCTTGTGTAATCCTTTCCAAATTTTCTGTAGTTTCTTTCAGTTCATTTGTTACCGTTGTTAGTTTTTCTTCTTGTTCCTTTGTAGCAGTGTTGTGTTCTATTTCTAAAGCCTCCATTGAAGCCCTAAGAGTTTCAAGTTCTGCTTCCTTTTGTCTAGATTGTTCGAGGTCAGAACGGAGACTCAGTATTTCGGATTTGTATGCTTCTATCTCTTCACTCGATGAAGCACTTTGCTGTAATAACTCTACGTCTCTGAAAGGGGCGAAACAAATGCTTATATTAAGGGACGGCTGTACGATAAACTACTTATGATGCATAAAGTTttcttcctattttttttttgacgatgtttgttattgtaaaaatgttagcattaatttaatattttaatttgttagtaaaattttacaatttattttatgttgtatATAATTAACAGTAAATTCTGAGGACATAATTATGAAGATAAATAGAAaagtaattgtaa
The DNA window shown above is from Helicoverpa zea isolate HzStark_Cry1AcR chromosome 16, ilHelZeax1.1, whole genome shotgun sequence and carries:
- the LOC124637372 gene encoding huntingtin-interacting protein 1 isoform X6; amino-acid sequence: MASLSLPRVLQLKKNSLDAEREQFEKFQTLAIQKAINAIETPVKEKHVRSTLIGTFKEQSAITYWMVAIRLPLQENRIVAWKFCHVTHKLLREGHPACLDDSQRHIGMIENLGKLWVHLREGYGKLVHLYCNLLVCKLKFHSRNPRFPGNMQLTAEELDAIAENDVNNYFQLCVELFDYMDEILNLQASVFDSLGNARANSMTASGQCRLAALIPCAQDASQIYDCNVRLLFRLHASLPADTLAGHRERFRQQFKKLSSFYKHASSLQYYRNLLTLPVLPSNPPNFLQQSDFGTYVTPVVSIPEPPPDEVDSVASLIDTSDTMSQVTVDNLEDFDNRPTSSPQPDPIVERDRLIDHLQNELKRMRSEVSQLVQERNTMIGSMKEHCSRIETQLHNAKVELEEEKHKAEILSAQTPEIKQKLTETEEKAKVTDEKFQKLKGAYTQLREEHIALIRQKAEVDKLSASLRAAAAQHESAKLALQQQLNDRIKDVELLQQSASSSEEIEAYKSEILSLRSDLEQSRQKEAELETLRASMEALEIEHNTATKEQEEKLTTVTNELKETTENLERITQEKEQKEIELNRVKEELVGLRESSGDEYKKVVEEKEAALKQVAELQQQHLQEKEDLLQHNTVLEADLSAVKRQLAEAQKALEEQKSRLVTCAGEAALEVASGALTSFEHGRDTVGEAAELAAKALEELSSHTEVSGNEESVAKSAIIAAHNTAQLSAYVAEVSNVSTDMALADKLNTECRSMLSATKECLESIKGGSVDSSHCSDVRTKVRSLMTAAAAADRLNSGARSVDDELADMDKAIEEAASQIENMLAATRAGDSGVKLEVNGKILDACTTLMGAVKILVQDARKLQNELGDPKTRQKMYRKNPQWSEGLISAAKAVVFAAKLLVTSADEAVGASGQVEGVSAAAHEVAGSTAQLVAASRARAPPGSPALSRLTQASRSVAAATGALVAAVRAGSALVLEQEALDTSSLSLTATRRLEMESKVRSLKLETALDAERSRLAALRKRHYQLAQMEENGNMENGKD
- the LOC124637372 gene encoding huntingtin-interacting protein 1 isoform X5 — protein: MASLSLPRVLQLKKNSLDAEREQFEKFQTLAIQKAINAIETPVKEKHVRSTLIGTFKEQSAITYWMVAIRLPLQENRIVAWKFCHVTHKLLREGHPACLDDSQRHIGMIENLGKLWVHLREGYGKLVHLYCNLLVCKLKFHSRNPRFPGNMQLTAEELDAIAENDVNNYFQLCVELFDYMDEILNLQASVFDSLGNARANSMTASGQCRLAALIPCAQDASQIYDCNVRLLFRLHASLPADTLAGHRERFRQQFKKLSSFYKHASSLQYYRNLLTLPVLPSNPPNFLQQSDFGTYVTPVVSIPEPPPDEVDSVASLIDTSDTMSQVTVDNLEDFDNRPTSSPQPDPIVERDRLIDHLQNELKRMRSEVSQLVQERNTMIGSMKEHCSRIETQLHNAKVELEEEKHKAEILSAQTPEIKQKLTETEEKAKVTDEKFQKLKGAYTQLREEHIALIRQKAEVDKLSASLRAAAAQHESAKLALQQQLNDRIKDVELLQQSASSSEEIEAYKSEILSLRSDLEQSRQKEAELETLRASMEALEIEHNTATKEQEEKLTTVTNELKETTENLERITQEKEQKEIELNRVKEELVGLRESSGDEYKKVVEEKEAALKQVAELQQQHLQEKELLETRLGHAESKRLNAECELQDLLQHNTVLEADLSAVKRQLAEAQKALEEQKSRLVTCAGEAALEVASGALTSFEHGRDTVGEAAELAAKALEELSSHTEVSGNEESVAKSAIIAAHNTAQLSAYVAEVSNVSTDMALADKLNTECRSMLSATKECLESIKGGSVDSSHCSDVRTKVRSLMTAAAAADRLNSGARSVDDELADMDKAIEEAASQIENMLAATRAGDSGVKLEVNGKILDACTTLMGAVKILVQDARKLQNELGDPKTRQKMYRKNPQWSEGLISAAKAVVFAAKLLVTSADEAVGASGQVEGVSAAAHEVAGSTAQLVAASRARAPPGSPALSRLTQASRSVAAATGALVAAVRAGSALVLEQEALDTSSLSLTATRRLEMESKVRSLKLETALDAERSRLAALRKRHYQLAQMEENGNMENGKD